One Cucumis sativus cultivar 9930 chromosome 1, Cucumber_9930_V3, whole genome shotgun sequence DNA segment encodes these proteins:
- the LOC116404330 gene encoding uncharacterized protein LOC116404330, with product MSHYYDVLSTPQFNKSRDDERRHDRDNDNEGDSNYAMTSGDEINYIEAFNKWTQWWDALAESIMEGLSRNPKHPWTKVEESCLVGCLVDLVNADRWRLDNRIFQLDYLSQPVRMLVESILGCKLTPTIMIESRIKLMKRTFQSLAEMRGPTCIGFGWNDELKWVWTHPIAKGLLNKYFLHYDALSYISEKDCTIGVCVETFVDIKSNVPSDNDEVREKDGLNMEFPTVCSSRMNMSLEDMMVRRPSRSSNARPSLSRSKRKCDM from the exons ATGTCACACTATTATGACGTGTTGTCTACTCCACAATTTAATAAATCGAGAGATGATGAACGTCGACATGACAGAGACAACGACAATGAGGGTGACTCAAACTACGCAATGACGAGTGGTGACGAAATCAACTACATTGAGGCCTTTAACAAGTGGACTCAATGGTGGGATGCCTTGGCTGAGTCAAT TATGGAAGGTTTGTCGAGGAACCCTAAGCACCCATGGACGAAGGTAGAGGAGTCATGCCTCGTTGGCTGTCTTGTGGACCTGGTTAATGCAGACAGGTGGAGGTTGGATAACAGGATCTTTCAACTCGATTACCTATCACAACCGGTCAGAATGCTAGTAGAGAGTATATTAGGATGCAAATTGACGCCAACGATTATGATCGAAAGCAGAATCAAGTTAATGAAAAGAACCTTCCAATCACTTGCAGAAATGCGTGGTCCAACGTGCATTGGCTTTGGTTGGAACGACGAGCTCAAGTGGGTTTGG ACACATCCTATAGCAAAAGGTCtactaaacaaatattttttgcaTTACGACGCGTTGTCATACATATCCGAGAAAGACTGCACGATAGGGGTCTGTGTGGAGACCTTCGTAGATATCAAGTCTAATGTACCAAGCGACAACGACGAAGTACGAGAGAAAGATGGGCTGAATATGGAGTTTCCCACTGTGTGCAGCTCGAGAATGAACATGTCCTTAGAAGACATGATGGTCAGACGACCTTCTAGGTCCAGCAATGCTAGACCGAGTTTGAGCAGAAGCAAAAGGAAGTGCGACATGTAG
- the LOC116402606 gene encoding uncharacterized protein LOC116402606 isoform X1: MMKNNPKKKVEIIRIHPKRLLLKIDALFSYYFTLGWIGSRSKILFCFPWFVHIFFAFNFYIMQFFSCTIFQGGVIFQYPLNERRESVYGKSAGPLPPPPEVINYDNAVTNQILENAKAEKHSSSSESVCPICLTNPKDMAFACGHTTLALCV, from the exons ATGATGAAAAACAATCcgaaaaagaaagtagaaatCATAAGAATTCATCCAAAACGCCTCTTGTTAAAAATTGATGCGTTGTTTTCTTACTACTTTACTTTAGGTTGGATCGGTTCTCGTTCGAaaattctcttttgttttccatGGTTTGTCCATATATTTTTtgcattcaatttttatatcatgcaatttttttcctGTACAATTTTTCAGGGTGGAGTCATCTTTCAGTATCCATTAAACGAAAG GAGAGAATCTGTATATGGAAAAAGTGCAGGGCcacttcctcctcctcctgaAGTCATCAATTATGACAATGCAGTTACAAACCAAATTTTGGAGAATGCAAAAGCTGAAAAACATAGTTCCTCATCTGAATCG GTCTGCCCCATATGCCTCACAAACCCAAAGGACATGGCTTTTGCATGTGGTCATACA aCTCTGGCCTTATGTGTTTGA
- the LOC116402606 gene encoding E3 ubiquitin-protein ligase RGLG4-like isoform X2: MIQNSNNKMQHGGQFQEMVGRHWDNKNMFTSNVPIFSGEQSFMGWSHLSVSIKRKLMATVRRESVYGKSAGPLPPPPEVINYDNAVTNQILENAKAEKHSSSSESVCPICLTNPKDMAFACGHTTLALCV; this comes from the exons ATGATCCAGAATTCAAACAACAA AATGCAACATGGTGGGCAATTCCAAGAAATGGTGGGTAGACATTGGGACAACAAGAATATGTTCACATCAAATGTGCCAATCTTTAGTGGAGAACAATCATTTATGG GGTGGAGTCATCTTTCAGTATCCATTAAACGAAAG CTCATGGCCACTGTgag GAGAGAATCTGTATATGGAAAAAGTGCAGGGCcacttcctcctcctcctgaAGTCATCAATTATGACAATGCAGTTACAAACCAAATTTTGGAGAATGCAAAAGCTGAAAAACATAGTTCCTCATCTGAATCG GTCTGCCCCATATGCCTCACAAACCCAAAGGACATGGCTTTTGCATGTGGTCATACA aCTCTGGCCTTATGTGTTTGA